The proteins below are encoded in one region of Casimicrobium huifangae:
- the nuoH gene encoding NADH-quinone oxidoreductase subunit NuoH, with amino-acid sequence MSNPVELVLGTDFPMVNYAIWTLLKIIVIVLPITICVAFLTLWERKVIGWMQVRIGPNRVGKGWLQPFADVLKLIFKEIVVPSGANKTLFYIAPLLSIGPALAAWAVIPFDPTLILANANAGLLYILALTSVGVYGVILAGWASNSKYAFLGCLRSAAQIVSYEIAMGFALVGVLMAANSLNLADIVNAQQGGLHQWYFIPLFPLFIVYFISGVAETNRHPFDVAEGESEIVAGFHVEYSGVTFAVFFLAEYANMILIAVLTSVLFLGGWLSPFPITNELSLFGIKPFADGFFWLAAKVFVVLFFFLWIRASFPRYRYDQIMRLGWKIFIPVTLAFIVFLAIIMQTPWGVAFH; translated from the coding sequence ATGAGCAATCCGGTCGAACTGGTTCTGGGCACCGATTTCCCGATGGTGAATTACGCCATCTGGACCTTGCTGAAGATCATCGTGATCGTGTTGCCAATCACGATCTGCGTTGCCTTCCTGACGCTCTGGGAACGCAAAGTGATCGGCTGGATGCAGGTTCGAATCGGTCCGAACCGCGTGGGCAAAGGCTGGCTCCAGCCGTTTGCCGACGTGCTGAAACTGATCTTCAAGGAGATCGTGGTCCCAAGCGGCGCCAACAAGACGCTGTTCTACATCGCCCCCTTGCTGTCGATCGGTCCGGCGCTCGCGGCGTGGGCTGTTATCCCGTTCGACCCGACGCTGATTCTTGCCAATGCCAATGCGGGCCTCCTGTATATCCTGGCGTTGACTTCCGTTGGTGTGTACGGCGTCATCCTCGCCGGTTGGGCGTCGAACTCAAAATACGCTTTCCTCGGCTGCCTGCGCTCCGCCGCACAGATCGTTTCCTACGAAATCGCGATGGGCTTCGCGCTGGTCGGTGTGCTGATGGCAGCCAACAGCCTTAATCTGGCGGATATCGTGAACGCGCAGCAGGGCGGCTTGCACCAGTGGTACTTCATCCCGCTGTTCCCGCTGTTCATCGTGTACTTCATATCCGGCGTCGCAGAAACCAACCGCCACCCGTTCGACGTAGCCGAGGGCGAGTCTGAAATCGTTGCCGGCTTTCACGTTGAATACTCGGGTGTGACGTTCGCGGTGTTCTTCCTCGCTGAGTACGCCAACATGATCCTGATCGCAGTGTTGACCAGTGTGCTGTTCCTCGGCGGCTGGCTGTCACCGTTCCCGATCACGAACGAGCTTTCGCTGTTCGGCATCAAACCGTTTGCCGATGGATTTTTCTGGCTGGCCGCGAAAGTTTTCGTGGTGCTGTTCTTCTTCCTGTGGATTCGCGCCTCATTCCCGCGCTATCGCTATGACCAGATCATGCGCCTCGGCTGGAAGATCTTTATCCCCGTCACGCTCGCCTTCATCGTGTTCCTCGCGATCATCATGCAGACGCCGTGGGGCGTTGCGTTTCACTAG